In Rutidosis leptorrhynchoides isolate AG116_Rl617_1_P2 chromosome 2, CSIRO_AGI_Rlap_v1, whole genome shotgun sequence, one genomic interval encodes:
- the LOC139890354 gene encoding uncharacterized protein, producing the protein MSSVSDFSTDQVFNSREELTEWVKNEARSHSQVIVIRRSKEKKGYVVKIEYACERGSVSRSKSTPEKSKPCKKIDCKFKMVAKFSKTTGVWSIKMKNSVHNHERIMYMEGHAY; encoded by the exons ATGTCAAGTGTATCAGATTTTTCAACTGATCAG GTGTTCAATAGTCGTGAAGAGTTGACCGAATGGGTCAAAAATGAAGCACGTTCTCATAGCCAAGTTATTGTCATCAGAAGATCAAAAGAAAAAAAGGGTTACGTAGTCAAGATTGAATATGCGTGTGAGCGTGGCAGTGTATCCAGAAGTAAATCAACCCCGGAAAAAAGTAAACCGTGTAAAAAAATTGACTGTAAATTTAAAATGGTAGCAAAGTTTTCAAAGACAACTGGTGTTTGGTCGATAAAAATGAAAAATTCAGTACATAACCATGAACGTATAATGTATATGGAAGGTCATGCTTATTAG